One window of the Planktothrix sp. FACHB-1365 genome contains the following:
- a CDS encoding superoxide dismutase family protein, producing MAILKKIGSLFWGCLLILVFLVSCTQPNISEATNALKAEAAVQGTSESQLSGTVTLTQIQTDNILPLVQVQAEISGLPANTKHGFHIHQKGSCEPDFNAAGGHFDPGPFGDTNPDANHPFHMGDLPNLVADANGKAVLTYTTNRVSISPGPLSLFDQDGSAFIVHVDEDQGTTGVKGGAGGGRLGCGVIKLNA from the coding sequence ATGGCAATCCTAAAAAAGATCGGTTCTCTTTTCTGGGGATGTTTATTAATCTTGGTGTTTCTAGTGAGTTGTACTCAACCCAATATTTCAGAAGCGACTAATGCTTTAAAAGCTGAGGCTGCTGTTCAGGGAACTTCAGAATCACAGTTATCAGGAACAGTAACCTTAACGCAAATTCAAACCGACAATATTTTACCATTAGTCCAGGTTCAAGCCGAAATTAGCGGTTTACCTGCTAATACAAAACATGGCTTTCATATTCATCAAAAAGGCAGTTGTGAACCCGATTTTAACGCGGCTGGCGGTCATTTTGATCCAGGGCCTTTTGGAGACACAAATCCTGATGCTAACCATCCGTTTCACATGGGAGATTTACCCAATTTAGTGGCAGATGCGAATGGAAAAGCCGTGTTAACTTACACCACAAATCGGGTGAGTATATCCCCAGGGCCATTAAGTTTATTTGATCAAGATGGTAGTGCATTTATTGTTCATGTTGATGAAGATCAAGGTACAACGGGAGTAAAAGGTGGTGCTGGAGGCGGACGTT